Proteins encoded together in one Chitinophaga lutea window:
- a CDS encoding SusC/RagA family TonB-linked outer membrane protein: protein MMKLTVFMFFVGISAVFSSPSYSQGKISVRLVQGSLPELFQQIKQQSDWRIFYKDELVQRQKVTLEVKDKNIREVLDLALANTGLTYRILRKQVAIVPLNAFAPEAVAQPMQQDSGWLIKGRIFDTHEPPQGIPGVTVRIKDSNQGTLADADGYFTIRARKNDVLLFSLMGYHPQEVTITKAVNSLTVSLKENVSALDEVVVVGLSELQRKHIASSVGMVNVQSQMAGKPVTQLSQALQGGVTGLQVRQGSGLPGGDAATIKIRGLSTTSGVGGNPLVLVDGIPMDMNFIDPLTVESVTVLKDAAAAAVYGARGGNGVILVTTRRGTPGRVSVIYDGYYGVQNASTMPKLVNAPTYMNMYNEALANAGRPAFYSQADIDNTIAGTDRIKYPDTDWQDEIIKKNAPITSHSLSVSGGNNMARFALTANYQYHGGMIPLNDSKKYNVRANTSITLSKTFLINMDMLAIKRNVSYPNRPNGNQGNRILEDIYRVPPTILPKYPAKPGAPIMYGRYVDIVNPVAYAEQGGQTRYESMQSSINLQPKWEVFPGFNLKGQFSYRLNSDVTRTTRDNYYFFDYYSGQLLQVWGLQRSYDAPRGSYYYAAASADYTYNFRKHNLFALAGYSQEETQSGQWDVISMLSVYGKVNYSYDDRFLLEGAIRMDGNSKFGPGHKYGYFPSVALGWNVHKEGFLKDSRTISNLKLRASYGSLGNQDVDPYLYQNLISSGDGVESTWGNPDITWETVNMLDVGFDLGLYGNKLELTFDYYDKRTNGILLKPPVSYVGGLGTPPINAGKVKNEGLELAVNYNDQIGKDWTISVRPGITYNKNEILSLKGGPYINAGANRIDQEGHTINSIYGYQAQGLLQESDFGPGGASTVPIYAGQKPGDIRYVDQNGDKVIDGKDQKLIGNRTPLVDYFANFSVSYKNFDLEFLIQGVSSNDVLLAGMLAYPLDMSFDGGVPTKYYSENYWTPQRPNARFPRLNTLPASNKLTSSFWFQDGAYMRMKYIQLGYNLQTAGLKRMGIQGMRIYANAQNPFVFTGMKLVDPESQGNQWTYGIMKTYMMGLNVQF, encoded by the coding sequence ATGATGAAGTTGACCGTATTCATGTTTTTTGTGGGAATATCCGCGGTATTCTCGTCCCCGTCCTACTCGCAGGGGAAAATCAGCGTTCGCCTTGTGCAAGGCAGCCTGCCGGAATTGTTCCAGCAGATCAAGCAGCAGAGCGACTGGCGCATCTTTTACAAAGATGAGCTGGTACAGCGGCAGAAAGTGACGCTGGAAGTGAAAGACAAAAACATCCGCGAGGTGCTCGACCTGGCGCTGGCTAACACCGGGCTCACCTACCGCATCCTGCGCAAGCAGGTGGCCATCGTGCCGCTCAACGCATTTGCCCCGGAAGCGGTGGCGCAGCCGATGCAGCAAGACAGTGGCTGGCTTATCAAAGGCCGGATATTCGACACTCACGAACCGCCCCAGGGCATCCCCGGCGTAACCGTGCGGATCAAAGACAGCAACCAGGGCACCCTGGCGGATGCGGACGGCTACTTCACCATCCGCGCCCGCAAAAACGACGTGCTGCTCTTCAGTCTCATGGGTTATCATCCGCAGGAGGTGACCATTACCAAAGCGGTGAACAGCCTTACTGTTTCTCTGAAAGAAAATGTGTCCGCCCTCGATGAAGTGGTGGTGGTGGGTCTGTCCGAACTGCAGCGCAAGCACATCGCCAGTTCCGTGGGCATGGTGAACGTGCAGTCGCAGATGGCGGGGAAACCGGTTACCCAGTTATCGCAGGCCTTGCAAGGCGGTGTAACGGGTTTGCAGGTGCGGCAAGGCTCCGGTTTACCCGGTGGTGATGCGGCTACTATCAAAATCAGGGGATTGAGCACAACGTCGGGCGTTGGTGGTAATCCGCTGGTACTGGTAGATGGTATTCCCATGGACATGAACTTCATTGACCCGCTGACTGTGGAAAGTGTGACGGTGCTGAAAGATGCTGCGGCTGCAGCCGTATATGGCGCGCGCGGTGGCAACGGCGTTATTCTTGTAACTACCCGGCGCGGTACGCCGGGCAGGGTATCGGTGATTTACGACGGGTATTACGGTGTGCAGAATGCATCCACCATGCCCAAACTGGTCAATGCTCCCACCTACATGAACATGTACAACGAAGCGTTGGCCAATGCGGGCCGCCCGGCTTTCTATTCCCAGGCAGACATCGATAATACCATCGCCGGAACAGACCGGATCAAATACCCGGATACCGACTGGCAGGATGAGATCATTAAAAAGAACGCTCCGATCACCAGCCATTCGCTGTCTGTAAGCGGCGGCAACAACATGGCGCGTTTTGCGCTTACCGCCAACTACCAGTATCATGGCGGCATGATCCCGCTCAACGATTCGAAAAAATACAACGTGCGGGCCAATACCTCCATCACGCTCAGCAAAACCTTTCTGATCAACATGGATATGCTGGCCATCAAACGGAACGTATCATACCCCAACCGTCCCAACGGCAACCAGGGTAACCGTATCCTGGAAGATATTTACCGCGTGCCGCCGACCATCCTGCCTAAATACCCCGCAAAGCCCGGTGCGCCTATCATGTACGGCCGGTATGTGGACATCGTGAACCCGGTGGCATATGCGGAGCAGGGAGGCCAGACGCGATATGAATCCATGCAGAGCAGCATCAACCTGCAACCCAAATGGGAAGTGTTTCCCGGCTTTAACCTCAAAGGCCAGTTCAGCTACCGTCTCAACAGCGATGTGACCAGAACTACCCGGGATAACTATTATTTCTTCGATTATTACTCGGGGCAACTGCTCCAGGTATGGGGGCTCCAGCGGTCGTACGACGCGCCGAGAGGCTCTTACTATTACGCTGCCGCATCCGCAGATTATACGTACAACTTCCGCAAGCACAACTTATTCGCACTTGCGGGGTACTCGCAGGAAGAAACTCAGTCCGGCCAATGGGATGTGATTTCCATGCTGAGCGTATACGGCAAAGTGAATTATTCTTACGACGACCGTTTTTTGCTGGAAGGTGCAATCCGTATGGACGGTAACTCCAAATTCGGGCCCGGGCACAAGTATGGCTATTTCCCGTCTGTAGCATTGGGCTGGAACGTGCATAAAGAAGGTTTCCTGAAAGATTCCCGCACGATCAGCAACCTGAAGCTGCGCGCATCTTACGGCTCGCTGGGTAACCAGGACGTGGATCCCTATCTGTACCAAAACCTCATCAGTTCCGGCGACGGCGTGGAATCCACCTGGGGCAATCCCGATATTACCTGGGAAACGGTCAACATGCTGGACGTCGGTTTCGACCTGGGTTTATACGGCAACAAACTCGAACTGACATTCGACTATTATGATAAAAGAACGAACGGCATCCTGCTGAAACCGCCGGTCTCCTATGTAGGCGGTTTGGGAACGCCTCCCATCAATGCCGGTAAAGTGAAGAATGAAGGTCTCGAGCTGGCGGTAAATTACAATGACCAGATCGGGAAGGATTGGACCATTTCGGTGAGGCCAGGTATTACGTACAATAAAAACGAGATCCTTTCGCTGAAAGGAGGGCCTTACATCAATGCCGGCGCCAACCGCATTGACCAGGAAGGGCACACCATCAACAGCATTTATGGTTACCAGGCACAGGGCCTTTTGCAGGAAAGCGACTTCGGCCCGGGCGGCGCCAGCACCGTTCCGATCTACGCCGGTCAGAAACCGGGCGACATCCGGTATGTTGACCAGAATGGTGATAAGGTAATCGATGGTAAAGACCAGAAACTGATCGGCAACAGAACACCCCTGGTGGACTACTTTGCCAACTTCAGCGTGAGCTACAAAAACTTCGACCTCGAGTTCCTGATTCAGGGCGTTTCCAGCAACGACGTGCTGCTGGCCGGCATGCTGGCGTACCCGCTGGATATGTCGTTCGACGGCGGGGTGCCCACTAAATATTATTCGGAAAACTACTGGACGCCGCAGCGCCCCAATGCCCGTTTCCCGCGCCTTAACACGCTCCCGGCATCCAACAAGCTCACATCCAGCTTCTGGTTCCAGGACGGCGCGTACATGCGCATGAAATACATCCAGCTGGGTTATAACCTGCAAACGGCCGGGCTTAAACGGATGGGTATACAGGGCATGCGCATCTACGCCAACGCCCAGAATCCCTTCGTGTTCACCGGCATGAAACTCGTGGATCCCGAAAGTCAGGGTAACCAGTGGACTTACGGCATTATGAAAACATATATGATGGGCCTGAACGTTCAGTTTTAA
- a CDS encoding FecR family protein, with the protein MSQHNELFGNDEPLESGVREIVSAAGNESMKPEDKAALWERIQSGFTHQPSVFRIGWKVAAAVLVLIAAGWWLLQPRPSESGVLTFARNQTVKDSSTETRLLLSNNQQVTLSDTSASLTYSRNGTQVSVNDRQQYEQEGQEGQYNTLIVPYGRRARVQLQDGSVVWLNAGSRLVYPMMFSEKSREVFLEGEGYFDVTANEQQPFFVYTSHLKTAVLGTEFNINAYADEDNETVVLAKGSVKVKTNKGNAERLLAPGNLAGYAIATQNMYQENVNILAYTAWKDGRLMFEQAPLNHILKKLSRYFNVAITSETNLKSTFSGDLDLSEDIRDVMEAVSVSTGLSFKKTEQGFVFEN; encoded by the coding sequence ATGAGTCAGCATAATGAGCTTTTCGGGAATGATGAACCGCTGGAATCCGGTGTGAGGGAGATCGTGAGCGCGGCCGGCAACGAAAGCATGAAACCGGAAGACAAAGCGGCATTGTGGGAACGCATCCAGAGCGGCTTTACACACCAACCGTCCGTATTCCGCATCGGCTGGAAAGTAGCCGCCGCCGTACTGGTGCTCATCGCGGCCGGCTGGTGGCTGTTGCAGCCGCGGCCATCCGAAAGCGGCGTGCTGACTTTCGCCCGGAATCAGACAGTGAAGGATTCGTCAACGGAAACCAGGCTTTTGTTAAGCAATAACCAGCAGGTAACATTATCGGATACCAGCGCCAGCCTTACCTACAGCCGGAACGGCACGCAGGTGAGCGTGAACGACCGGCAGCAGTACGAACAGGAAGGGCAGGAGGGCCAGTACAACACCCTCATCGTACCCTACGGCCGCCGCGCCAGGGTGCAGCTGCAGGACGGTTCCGTAGTATGGCTCAACGCCGGCTCGAGGCTGGTGTACCCCATGATGTTCAGCGAAAAAAGCCGCGAAGTGTTTCTGGAAGGAGAGGGATATTTCGATGTGACCGCGAATGAACAACAACCGTTTTTTGTATACACCAGTCACCTCAAAACCGCAGTGCTGGGCACGGAATTTAATATCAACGCATACGCCGACGAAGACAATGAAACCGTGGTGCTGGCGAAAGGCAGCGTAAAAGTGAAAACCAATAAAGGCAATGCAGAACGGCTGCTGGCCCCGGGGAACCTGGCAGGCTACGCCATCGCTACGCAAAATATGTATCAGGAAAATGTCAACATATTGGCCTATACGGCCTGGAAAGACGGGCGGCTGATGTTTGAACAGGCGCCGCTAAACCATATTCTTAAAAAACTGAGCAGGTACTTTAATGTTGCTATTACCAGTGAGACTAATTTAAAATCCACATTTTCCGGTGACCTCGATCTGTCAGAAGATATCCGGGATGTAATGGAAGCAGTGAGCGTGAGTACAGGATTATCATTCAAAAAAACTGAACAGGGTTTCGTATTTGAAAATTGA
- a CDS encoding RNA polymerase sigma factor — protein sequence MLWSAVRDGDAGAFKALYEAYADVLYRYGLRFFDDEDTVKDCMHDLFVDLHRYHRNLSPAVNIRFYLLGAFRRKLHEARRKASLIRFGAPAEMPFLIEFDVEQQLVENERQQAMLRQLAAALSRLPSRQKEVLYLRYNCDLGYEEVAEIMKISIPTCRTLAYRAIQQLREQVKTAPMYLIAACLLALSRG from the coding sequence GTGTTATGGTCAGCTGTCAGGGATGGCGATGCCGGCGCTTTCAAAGCATTGTACGAGGCGTATGCCGACGTGCTTTACCGCTACGGCCTCCGCTTTTTTGACGATGAAGACACCGTGAAGGATTGTATGCACGACCTGTTTGTAGATCTCCACCGCTATCACCGGAACCTTTCCCCGGCTGTAAATATCCGCTTTTACCTGCTGGGCGCTTTCCGGCGCAAACTCCACGAAGCCCGCCGCAAGGCCTCCCTGATACGTTTCGGCGCCCCGGCTGAAATGCCCTTCCTGATTGAATTTGATGTGGAACAACAGCTCGTGGAAAACGAACGGCAGCAGGCGATGCTCCGTCAGCTGGCCGCAGCCCTTTCGCGCCTGCCCTCCAGGCAGAAAGAAGTGCTCTACCTCCGTTATAATTGCGACCTCGGTTATGAAGAAGTGGCGGAAATCATGAAAATCAGCATCCCCACCTGCCGCACGCTGGCGTACCGCGCCATCCAGCAATTGCGCGAACAGGTGAAAACCGCGCCCATGTACCTGATCGCCGCCTGCCTGCTGGCCCTTTCACGGGGGTAA
- a CDS encoding helix-turn-helix domain-containing protein produces the protein MYLTFPPPPQLAAHVRMFWVFEHDVPAGEPYVYRSMADGCAELIFHYKGVFSEPAGSGASHAAVVHAQSSHHRRFLTQESFGIFGAYLYPTALPHLFGLASPDFSNQMPDLASVLGHEGSLLEEQIMTAAGHEERVRLLSRFLSGRLRNKEEHPTVAHIALRHILQHKGQLNVEELAGHICLSTRQFERTFKTYCGFSPKLYTRIIRFQQALEAYGAKDMSLTAIGYACGYYDQSHFIREFRAFSGYHPREYFAGRPEGIEYRE, from the coding sequence ATGTATCTCACCTTTCCGCCTCCGCCGCAACTGGCCGCCCACGTACGGATGTTCTGGGTGTTCGAGCACGATGTGCCGGCGGGTGAGCCGTATGTGTACCGTTCCATGGCTGACGGCTGCGCCGAATTAATATTTCATTATAAAGGTGTGTTCTCCGAGCCGGCCGGCAGCGGCGCCTCGCATGCTGCGGTCGTTCATGCACAAAGCAGCCATCACCGCCGTTTCCTCACGCAGGAAAGTTTCGGCATTTTCGGCGCATACCTCTACCCCACCGCTTTGCCGCACCTGTTCGGCCTCGCTTCCCCGGATTTCAGCAACCAGATGCCCGACCTGGCCTCGGTACTGGGGCACGAAGGCAGCCTGCTCGAAGAACAGATCATGACCGCCGCCGGCCACGAAGAAAGGGTGCGGCTGCTGAGCCGTTTCCTCAGCGGCCGGCTGCGGAACAAAGAAGAACATCCCACCGTGGCGCACATCGCATTGCGGCACATCCTGCAGCATAAGGGGCAACTGAACGTGGAGGAACTGGCCGGGCACATCTGCCTGTCTACCCGCCAGTTCGAAAGAACGTTCAAAACCTATTGCGGCTTTTCCCCCAAGCTCTACACCCGCATCATCCGCTTCCAGCAGGCGCTGGAAGCATACGGCGCCAAAGACATGAGCCTGACGGCCATCGGTTACGCCTGCGGGTACTACGACCAGAGCCATTTCATCCGCGAGTTCAGGGCGTTTTCCGGCTATCATCCCCGCGAGTACTTTGCCGGCAGGCCCGAAGGCATCGAATACCGCGAGTAG
- a CDS encoding VOC family protein, giving the protein MSTRNKPEGYPAVSPYFLVPDADRFMHFVKTVFDAEEIMVYKDGAGRVMHAELRIDDSVIMLGNSTAVYPPQPGAVFMYVKDTDDTYRKALAEGARPQEEPADKDYGRSAGVFDAFGNSWWFTSMQ; this is encoded by the coding sequence ATGTCTACAAGAAACAAACCTGAAGGATACCCGGCCGTGAGCCCTTATTTTCTGGTGCCCGACGCAGACCGGTTCATGCATTTTGTAAAAACCGTTTTTGATGCGGAAGAAATCATGGTGTATAAAGACGGCGCCGGCAGGGTGATGCATGCCGAGCTGCGTATAGACGACAGCGTTATCATGCTGGGCAACAGCACGGCGGTTTACCCGCCGCAGCCCGGCGCCGTATTTATGTACGTGAAGGACACGGACGATACTTACCGCAAAGCCCTGGCGGAAGGCGCCAGGCCGCAGGAAGAACCGGCGGATAAAGACTACGGCAGATCTGCGGGCGTGTTCGATGCTTTCGGGAACAGCTGGTGGTTTACATCGATGCAGTAG
- a CDS encoding lysophospholipid acyltransferase family protein, translating into MNWLRNIAGRVFAVYGLLLFAATLLIVLIPIWIVSFFPDPQKTRSFLAIGRVWMKVYMNLIFCPVYRKGLEHFKKGQVYVVVCNHNSFMDVPVTTPGVPGVNKTLAKAEMAKIPLFGMMYRIGGIMVDRKNDASRRQSFEHMQKALEMGMHMVLFPEGTRNRTGYPLKNFYDGAFMLAIDTQTPIMPSLLFHTRDILLPGKFFALPHRIDFHFLPPVSTEGLTRADLPLLKEKVFVTMWDYYIANGGSGEVHFRPEQLLQRKD; encoded by the coding sequence ATGAATTGGCTCAGAAACATAGCAGGGCGTGTGTTTGCCGTTTACGGATTGTTACTGTTCGCAGCTACTTTACTGATTGTGCTGATACCCATCTGGATTGTTTCCTTTTTTCCCGACCCGCAGAAAACCCGCAGTTTCCTCGCCATCGGCCGCGTATGGATGAAGGTGTACATGAACCTCATCTTTTGCCCGGTATACCGCAAAGGCCTGGAGCATTTCAAAAAGGGGCAGGTGTACGTAGTGGTATGCAACCACAATTCTTTCATGGACGTGCCCGTTACGACACCTGGTGTGCCCGGTGTGAATAAAACCCTCGCCAAGGCTGAAATGGCGAAGATTCCCCTTTTTGGTATGATGTACAGGATTGGCGGCATCATGGTAGACCGGAAAAACGACGCGAGCCGGCGCCAGAGTTTCGAGCACATGCAAAAAGCCCTGGAAATGGGCATGCACATGGTGCTTTTCCCGGAAGGCACCCGCAACCGCACCGGTTACCCGCTGAAGAATTTTTACGACGGGGCTTTCATGCTCGCCATCGACACGCAAACGCCCATCATGCCCTCGCTGCTTTTCCATACGCGCGACATCCTGCTGCCGGGCAAATTTTTCGCCCTGCCGCACCGCATCGACTTTCACTTCCTGCCGCCCGTTTCCACCGAGGGCCTCACGCGCGCCGACTTGCCCCTGTTAAAAGAGAAAGTATTCGTCACCATGTGGGATTATTACATCGCCAACGGCGGCTCCGGGGAAGTGCATTTCCGGCCTGAGCAACTGTTACAGCGGAAAGACTGA
- the ung gene encoding uracil-DNA glycosylase, with protein sequence MDVKIESSWKEVLKDEFQKAYFEQIVMFLKHEKALGKTIYPSGNLIFNAFDKTPFDNVKVVILGQDPYHGPGQAHGLCFSVQKGIKPPPSLVNIYKEMQKDIGSAIPETGDLTPWAESGVLLLNAMLTVRDGEPASHSKIGWESFTDAVIRKVSDLKDGVVFMLWGKFAQDKQVLIDGTKHYILKAAHPSPFSADKGFFGCRHFSKANEILTRQGKEPVNWQL encoded by the coding sequence ATGGATGTAAAGATCGAAAGCAGCTGGAAAGAAGTGTTGAAAGATGAATTTCAGAAAGCATATTTTGAGCAGATCGTGATGTTCCTGAAACATGAAAAAGCCTTGGGTAAAACCATTTATCCCTCCGGAAACCTGATTTTCAATGCATTTGATAAAACACCTTTCGACAACGTAAAAGTAGTCATTCTCGGCCAGGATCCTTACCACGGCCCCGGCCAGGCGCACGGCCTGTGTTTCAGCGTGCAGAAGGGTATTAAACCACCGCCTTCCCTCGTCAATATATATAAAGAGATGCAGAAAGACATCGGTTCCGCCATCCCGGAGACGGGGGACCTCACCCCCTGGGCCGAAAGCGGCGTATTGCTGCTCAATGCCATGCTTACGGTGCGCGACGGGGAACCAGCCTCGCACAGCAAAATAGGCTGGGAGAGTTTTACGGACGCGGTCATCCGCAAGGTGTCCGATCTCAAGGATGGCGTGGTGTTCATGCTCTGGGGCAAGTTCGCGCAAGACAAACAGGTGCTGATCGACGGTACGAAACATTACATCCTGAAAGCGGCCCATCCGTCACCTTTCAGCGCAGATAAAGGTTTTTTCGGCTGCCGGCATTTTTCCAAAGCAAATGAAATACTGACCCGGCAGGGCAAAGAACCGGTGAACTGGCAATTGTAA
- a CDS encoding ROK family transcriptional regulator — MFSKSDLYKRRILKELCFGNALSGTEISSRIEKSLPLTVRILGELVKEGLVEEKGYAPSSGGRRPQVYALKPEKMYVVSVAMDQLVTRIAIIDMQNCDIICTEKIGLPLPKNPDALGVLANQLNHFIDNSTIARDKIIGMGIGMPGFVDVSKGINYSFLKTPTSIVDFLQNRVGIPVYIDNDSSLIALAEFRLGAARGRSDVMVININWGIGLGLILNGELFRGCTGFAGEFSHIPIFVNNKLCSCGKSGCLETEASMLVVIERAVEGLKSGRVSTIEEMPEDFEEACNTIISAATHGDTFAVELLSEAAYNIGRGIAILIHILNPELIILSGRGAAAGKLWLAPVQQAVNSYCIPRLASQSELAVSTLNNRAELIGAAALVIENYDKKPAKNKGDRVLA, encoded by the coding sequence ATGTTTAGCAAATCTGACCTGTACAAACGAAGGATTTTAAAGGAGCTCTGCTTCGGAAATGCGCTGTCTGGTACAGAGATCAGTTCGCGGATAGAAAAAAGCCTGCCATTGACGGTCCGCATTTTGGGAGAACTGGTGAAAGAAGGGCTTGTGGAAGAAAAAGGATACGCACCTTCGTCCGGCGGCAGGCGTCCGCAGGTGTATGCCCTTAAGCCGGAAAAGATGTATGTGGTATCAGTGGCGATGGACCAGTTGGTGACCCGCATCGCCATCATTGATATGCAGAATTGTGACATTATCTGCACAGAAAAAATCGGACTGCCGCTGCCAAAGAACCCGGATGCGCTGGGAGTGTTGGCCAATCAGCTGAACCACTTTATCGACAATTCAACCATAGCACGCGATAAAATCATTGGAATGGGCATTGGAATGCCTGGCTTCGTGGATGTCTCCAAAGGGATCAACTATTCTTTCCTTAAAACCCCTACCAGCATCGTCGATTTTTTGCAGAACCGGGTTGGGATACCGGTATATATAGACAACGACTCCAGCCTGATCGCGCTTGCGGAATTCCGGCTGGGAGCAGCCCGCGGCCGAAGCGATGTAATGGTCATCAATATTAACTGGGGCATCGGACTGGGACTTATTTTGAATGGTGAATTGTTCCGCGGATGCACGGGATTTGCCGGGGAGTTCAGCCACATCCCCATCTTCGTCAACAACAAATTATGCAGTTGCGGTAAAAGTGGATGCCTTGAAACCGAAGCATCCATGTTGGTGGTAATTGAAAGAGCCGTGGAAGGATTGAAAAGCGGGCGGGTTTCAACCATTGAGGAAATGCCTGAAGATTTTGAAGAGGCCTGCAATACTATCATTAGTGCAGCCACACACGGCGACACGTTCGCTGTTGAGCTGCTCTCGGAAGCGGCCTACAACATCGGCAGGGGTATCGCCATCCTGATTCATATACTGAACCCCGAATTGATCATACTGAGCGGCCGGGGGGCGGCGGCAGGCAAACTTTGGCTGGCGCCAGTGCAGCAGGCAGTAAACAGCTATTGTATACCCAGGCTGGCATCCCAGTCTGAGTTGGCGGTATCTACACTCAATAACCGCGCAGAGCTGATCGGTGCCGCGGCATTGGTGATTGAAAACTATGATAAGAAACCGGCGAAAAACAAGGGGGACAGGGTGCTGGCATAA